The Gammaproteobacteria bacterium sequence TACCCATGTTTGAAGAATGGCTACCGCAATATCCAGGTCTGAAACACCACCCGCTCTCCGAACCAGCAACCGATGCACGAGGTGCCGACGATGAGGTAAATCAGACCAGGACTGCTGTAGGCGCCCTGGTCAAGCACATTGGCTAGGTCGTTCCAGCCTGTCCCAGACGGATGCGGAATGGGTTCGGGGTGGGTATGCCACAGGCCCAACATGGTCCCGCGTCCACCGGTGTTACGGTTCCAGTCCTCCGCCTTAACCTGATGGCGGACGCCCCGATAGAAACCAGTGCGACTACGCTTGTCGCCCCAAACAGGGGTAGTGATGGTCTCGGCCAGCAGACCGCCTGTCTCGATATCGATAAAGCCAAGGACGATGCCACCGGCCTCGCGCGCGAACAACTCTCTTTGGCACCAACGCGAAAGCGCTTGGATGAATCCCACAGGCAGACTGCCTCGTATCTGTGGAGAAATCTGCCAAGCCCAATGGTCGTTACTCAACTGCCGCAGCATGGACAGCCTTTTCGAATATAAGACTGCCTGAACACAAACGGTTGTACCTGTCCCTTTCGGAGAGCCGCCCAGAACTCACTCGGATGCAAGCCTAATTCCAAAGCACTCGCATCCGACCCTGCCCACCGGTGGTACCCGGTTTCAGAATCAGGCAAAGCCAACTCTCCACTGATTTCCTTTGATGGAGATTGCCCTGGCGCCAACATGCCTGTACGCAACAAACCAAAGATCTCGGGATCTTCCCCCTCGTAGAGACATTCCAGACAGCCAGGCTCTCCGGGCTGCATGGCAATCGCGTGACCACCGAGATTGGCGGCTTCTACAAACGCGCATACCAATCGACATGTCCAATCCTCCCGC is a genomic window containing:
- a CDS encoding Prok-JAB domain-containing protein, which codes for MLRQLSNDHWAWQISPQIRGSLPVGFIQALSRWCQRELFAREAGGIVLGFIDIETGGLLAETITTPVWGDKRSRTGFYRGVRHQVKAEDWNRNTGGRGTMLGLWHTHPEPIPHPSGTGWNDLANVLDQGAYSSPGLIYLIVGTSCIGCWFGERVVFQTWILR
- a CDS encoding hypothetical protein (Evidence 5 : Unknown function) codes for the protein MLTAHPCDFDVIVLATGDPAGEKLLFRRAWREDWTCRLVCAFVEAANLGGHAIAMQPGEPGCLECLYEGEDPEIFGLLRTGMLAPGQSPSKEISGELALPDSETGYHRWAGSDASALELGLHPSEFWAALRKGQVQPFVFRQSYIRKGCPCCGS